GAGTGAGCTGAGCCAGGCTCATAGATACAGGCATTAGTCCTTGTCTCTCTAGCCCTTTAGGAGGTAATGGGCCAGCCTGTTATTTCACTGCAAATTTAATTCCAGTCTGCCCTCTGGTGGATGTTGTTCTATTATACTTGGGGGATGGATCAGGTTGATTGCCATGTAAAGGGAACCTTTGAGTGAGCGCAAAGACTTTGACTCCTAACAGCTaaaatagaatataatagaatggaGTAGaatggaattgaattgaatagatacatttttttaaaacaactCATTTGTGAAGGGCTTATTCTTGATCACAGTCTCTCACTTCTTTTCTGAATCTAATCAAACCAGCGTTGTGTTCATCAGGGCACACAATGATTAAAAACGTTTCTTATTGGAGTCTAGATAGTCCGGCcttgtttcagtccattttcttccatttggtgccaaaTGAACACGGCCCAGATAAAATGGCAGATGTTTTTTACTGAAGTCAGTGACATAACAATGAATGTACAGTTTTTCAGGGTTCTCTATCGTGTGATGTTTTGTTTTTACATGATTCTCTTTACTGATCATGAGCCTACTCTTTGATGCCTTGGGTGTGGGAGGAGGTGCAGTCTAACATTGTGTTGTGATACGTTTGATAAGCCAATAGCTAATCCCAGAACCATCTGTCATGAGAGACTAGCCAATAGCATGAAGTGGGGATGAAAGCCTGATAGGTTAAGGGAAGGTCCCCTTTGAGGCCCAGTTGCTCTGTCGGACACAAATATGACATTTAGAGGGAAAGACACTGCCCTTAACCATAGAAGACCTATTGGGTGTTCAAAAGGTCATTCCCTACCCACTTTTATTGACATGGCTTGAAGTTAGTTGATTTGACATATAATTCATGTTAGCTGACTACTCAATCAAATATTGGCTAGTCGTTGAACTGATCTCTGTGCACAGTGGGTGCATGGATAATCTCAGCTGCTTGCGGTAACTAGTCTTACAGACACTATCACTACAACAGCTTCACCACAGGGGGTATTGGCGTTGACTGTCCAATGTACCCTGTGCACCTACTAATCCACGAGAGTCATACTGTTCTGTTCTTGTCACCTCCCCACACTAGCTTCTCACCACTATCCATTTGGCCCTAGCAGTACAATGAAATAACCCATTACAGACTAAACTAAATCTCTATAGCagctttaaaggggcaatcagcagaaGCTACATTCATTTTTGGACTCAGAAATAAATTGTATGTACctattgattcttgaaaaatataacttataaatgcctcatgagcttagtttaactgtcataccagaacccaaaatataaacttgtttactccaatgtttgtaaacaaagtaaatgtcaaCAAACAATGTAGCCTCAGTTTAAGGTTGAAACTATAATTTAGATAACATGGATGGTcattccttgcatccatagctctgtctatgaatttgagagtgattaaatttctccagccccatccctcagcttttaccaaaacagggaaaatgctttgttattgtttctactgctgattgccactttaatGTTCTCATATCATCAAAAAATCTATGAGAGTACGAGAGTCGCCTCAGATCAATAGGAGTTGGCACCACAGCCGATCTCATAGTACTAGGCCTCTGAGGCACCAGTAAGTGCCATCCCACTTCCCCCTGGTCTGTCTCATCGGCACATGCGACGACATGGATAGCTGGGCACAGGGATGAGGGGTCAGGGCCCATCTTCCCTCAGAGGCTGACCTGGGCCACTCAAACAAAGTGGTCTTGTCACGGCTCTAGCTAAAGTACCAAGGTACCATATTTGCACAAAGACACTTCAACACCTGTGACACAATAAATGTCTGAGGCAGTATCTTTATGTCTGAGGCAAGGTGTTTCTGCAGACACACCATGGTATTGTGTGGCCGTGATACATTATACGGTCTGGTCCACTACTGTTGGGTGAGGTGTGTTTGATGAACACCTTTCCCTGACGCCGGCTCTACGATGGGTGTAACAGCAGCCTTGCTTTCCCCCAGAGTTCAAAGGGAGGGAAATGTACACCAATGAGGACAAAGGATGTATGGACGTCCCCTTATGTCATTCATTCATGTTCAACAGGTGTGTGCATGTAGTCACAACACAATTCTGAGGAGGCACTTACTGCCAAGCACAATGCCTCGGCCTTCACACAATTCAAATGGTCACAATCTTCCTCATCcagggtgtgtgttggtgttggaGACTTGGAATGTCTGTAAGACAATAGATGAGATTTTCTTCCTAAACAGACATATTATGTAATGAATGATCACCGGTTCAAATCAGATCCCTATGGAAAATCAGTCACACAAGTGCAATGTGAAAGTGTACCTTGTTCAGGCAAATGTTACTTTGTACAATTTTGGCAGGCTGGAGACTGATCCGTCCCagtttgttcaaaactgttttgccagtttgttcaaaactgttttgTCAAATCTTCAGAGAAAACTGCAAAGTGTGATGAATTATTCAGCAGGGGCTATCGGTTTACTTTAGGTTGCTTTTCTCTGTTACCATGGTAGAAATACATGCATTATTTACTGGTCCTGTACTGCAACTTCAAGAGTGAGGCAGCTTAGGACTGCCAGTCTTTTTTAGAACTCTTCAAACTGTGAGGATTACTCTAGTAATCCATGAGGAAAAAATAGTTTGTCTAGTCAAAGGTGGTTATGTTAAGCTTCGAATGAAAGAAGAAGGGGACTGCAAAGCACCTTTCTGGACCATGTAATCTACTACTGGGTTTTCCAATGGAGGAGACAATGTTGACACTGCCGGGTGAAGAGAAGCCCCAGAAGCAGCTGAGGTTCCGCGTGGCTTCGGGGAATAGCGGTCGGGTGCTGAAGGAGATTTTTAAAGATGAGGGGCCATCAGACTCGTTGGATTCAGACTGCACCAGTAGTTTGGATGTAGACCGGATCAGTACACCTTCCACAAGTGGAGATGCTAACGGTCATGGTTTTCTGTATGGGTTTCTGGGCTCCGAGTTGGATTATAGCGAGAGTGAGCCAGACGATCTGCTCATGTATGCGGGGACCTCAAAGGACAGAGCACCGATCAGCCACAAGCGTGTCAACATCCTCAGCAACAATGGGACTGTGAGGGGAGTCAAGCACAAAGTCAGTGCAGGTCAGGCCTTATTTGAAAATCTCCCTAATGCATTTGGGGTAAGTGATCTAGGTGAAAGTATGATGAATATGTGTTGTACCTTTTCAGTGTTTTTTCATAGTTCTCATTTGTTTGCTAGTGCATCACAGCAAAATTGAGAATGGTAAATAAATTCTAGTGTTAAATTCAAAACCCAAAACTGTTAATATTGTCCCACACTACACAGAGTTAATGTAACACTTTCACATAATGTTAACTCAGTAAATAGATAAAAGTAACATGTCAACACTGGTTATTATTGCATTCACTCTACACAGTGTTAAAAAACAGCAGAGTCTATGTTTTAATTGAATAGTTGACTACCTTTTAACAGTGTAGGGTGTCAGCTTAAATTATAGACACTATAAATCTTACAGGCTCCATATAACATAATAAACATGATTTAATATTCTAAACATTTGTCTGCATAAAATATCAAAAGATGCTTTATAACCTAGAAAGTATCTTTATAACCAAGGGAAAACAGGTGCTGTTTATATCCTCGTCTCATATAATAAATTACAAGAccgagtacagcacagcacacgTTCTAATTAGTATACAAGGTAAACCAGGTTTAAACATCCAAATTAACCGATCACTCTCTCAATATTGTTTTTCTCTCAAAACCCACTACTGGTAGAAAACAATAATAAAGCAAGTTCTGCTGagactgaggctgtcctaatatggacaccgtagaCCGCTGAGTGTTAATGACATCGCATAACTGTTTGTCATATGCATTACGTCCATATATGTAAAAGGCCAGTATCCAACCTCCTCCACAATGTCACTGGCTGACATCTGGTTACAGGTAGTCACTCTCAGTCCCTGGACAAATGAAAACAAAGGAGGACAAGGTCACTTGGGAATGAATGATGCATTTCGTTAAATGTTTCAAGAGAAGCTAATCAGGTTAATTAATTATCTATACTTTGCTTTCTAGCATTTTCTGTGTAAAGAGTTAATGAGCAGTAAGCATCATTAGATAACTTGCATTAAAGCACAATATGGGAATTATGTGAGACTCCTAGAGCAGGATTTGGTGGTAATGGAATGAGGCCTGTGAAAAGAGTGCATAGTGTTGCCAGCCAGGCGTAGAGAGGGATTACCTGTGTGGTTACTCAGGGCTGTAGTAGATACACAACACTGTCTGCCAGATATGGTGTACTGAATACTGTATGGGCTGCAGAGGaggttggtgggaggagctataggaggacgggctcattgtaatggttggaatggaacTAATGGAAAGGAGTCAAATGTGGTTTTCATATGTTTTTGACATGTTTAataacattccattccagccattacaatgagcccgtcctcctatagctcatcctaccagcctcctctgataggCTGTAGTGTTAcacagactagatagttcagttaCTGTAGCTGCAATTAATAACAAACAAAGAAGAAGTGCCCTTTTGAAACAAGTTACAAGTTGAATACATTTCCACAGTCAAAGTTGAATTTCACATTAAACAGAGAGGATTTTGTTAACTCATATTTTCGAGTCAAATGGTACTTTTCCCCTCTATGTTCATAAAATTGGAAATCTGGTCTGGCCATTGTTACGATTGTGAAATGTAATCTTTAGGAGCCCGTTATCTGGACAAAGATTAAGTCTCAAAGCTATTTCAACAGAGATAAACCATTTATTTTTAATCCATGACTAGGTTtattaatctgtgtctgggaaacaggCTCATAATATGCTATATTTAAAGGGTCTGCAGTATAGTGTTTTCAAACTACTGTGTGAAAAGAAAGTAAATGTAAAGAAAGCTATAAAACAGCCCAAATATGCCTGAAATATAGAATTAAAGCTCTGTAATTTTCCAATATATGAAAACTTGACTTTGAGGGATTGAAACATTGCAATACTACAAGATGTCTGCATATAAAATACATAGATGACAGAATATATCAAATTCCAGGTACTGTAGTGAGcttcaaaagtattgggacagtgacaatgtagttgttgttttggctctatactcaatcattttggatttgaaattacaCAATGactaaagtgcagactgtcagctttaatttgaggctattttcatccatataaggtgaaccatttagaaatttcAGCataaaaaatgctaacctcccttgttattgtaatggtgagaggaggttagcatgtcttggttgtatgatatttgtgcgtctgtaactttctcactaatCATTATTCACatttcattcaggattatccttaatcatggtagcatccacattaatgtagaagtgtttagaaaatatattatattcttatttacaataaaagtgacttcaAAATGGCACAATAACATTATTTTCCATTAATTCCTATTGGGCACAAaacaatctgaaacacaaccaaaacaaacagcaaacgcatccaacaagtttgtaaagtcacaagcttgatgtagtcattgtgtgctataaatatgggaccaaatacataACTTTTTACTACtgtaatacacatataagtgaatttgtcccaatacttctggtcTTCttaaatggggggactatgtacaaacagtgttgtaatttctaaacggttacctgatctcaacccaattgaacactggaGACTGGAGCGgggcctgagacagcgttttccaccaccattaacacaacaccaaatgatggaatttattgtggaagaatggtgtcacatccctccaatagagttccagccACTTGTTTAATCTAtgtcaaggtgcattgaagctgttctggctcgtggtggcccaacgccctattaagacactttatgttggtgtttatttattttggcagttaccttttTATAGATGGTTAATCACATACAGCAACTCATTGAATTTTTTATGTGTTTTCCTTTCTAGCCGAAGTTGACACTAGAGTTTGGGCGGATAGTGATATACACCACCAGCTTCCGAGTAGTAAGGGCCACATTTGAGAGGTGTGAGTTGGTCCGGAAGATCTTCTCCAACCACAGGGTCAAGTTCCTGGAAAAGAACATAGCCCTGGACTGTGAGTATGGGAAGGACCTGGAGGAACGATGCAAGCACGTGGGTGAACCTCCCTCGCTACCAGTCGTGTTCATCGATGGACACTATCTCGGGGTCAGAGCTTTCACTTGTTCATACAGTTCATTTAAACATTCCTGAGCCTGTATTAATAAACCATCTCAGactaggagtgctgatttagaaTCAGTGTGGCATTTTATATCATAACGAATAAGATAACATGGACAGAGGGACCTGAtacagcactcctactctaaaaTGCTTTATGAGTACTGTTGACTTTTGAAATTACTACCGTCCTATTGTGAAACATTATAGCTCGTATTACCCTCAAACAAAATATATAATCCACCTTGAACATATCAGTGTTATGACCATACATCTATGAAATAATCATATGTTTAGTAAGGATATGAGGAATCTTACACTATGATAATAACTTTGCAGGGTGCTGAAAAAATATTGGGCATGAATGAATCAGGAGAACTTCAGGATCTTCTGGCCAAAATTGAGGTAATTGTTCATCAAGTACCACCATGCGACAGATATAATACGTTCAGTAATAACACAGGTAACTGCACAGTTATTAACTAGTTAAATGTCATGTTTCAAATGATGCCTCTGTCCAAACAAACATCAATGAAACACAGGCAAGCAGTAGAGCACTTCTATACCACATTGGCTACTCATCTACTGTGACAAAATACCAGTTCTATGTATCTGTGatctagagcagtggttcccagtcctagtcctggggacccaaagccTGATGATaagttgatgatttgaatcaggtgtgtagtgctttGATTAAAATCATCAACACCTGATGACaagttgatgatttgaatcaggtgtgtagtgctttgattcaaatcatcaacacCTGATAACaagttgatgatttgaatcaggtgtgtagtgctttgattcaaatcatcaaagcctGATGACaagttgatgatttgaatcaggtgtgtagtgctttgattcaaatcatcaaagcctGATGACaagttgatgatttgaatcaggtgtgtagtgctttgattcaaatcatca
Above is a genomic segment from Oncorhynchus kisutch isolate 150728-3 linkage group LG19, Okis_V2, whole genome shotgun sequence containing:
- the LOC109864909 gene encoding glutaredoxin domain-containing cysteine-rich protein 1, encoding MEETMLTLPGEEKPQKQLRFRVASGNSGRVLKEIFKDEGPSDSLDSDCTSSLDVDRISTPSTSGDANGHGFLYGFLGSELDYSESEPDDLLMYAGTSKDRAPISHKRVNILSNNGTVRGVKHKVSAGQALFENLPNAFGPKLTLEFGRIVIYTTSFRVVRATFERCELVRKIFSNHRVKFLEKNIALDCEYGKDLEERCKHVGEPPSLPVVFIDGHYLGGAEKILGMNESGELQDLLAKIERVQHPHTCQTCGGFAFVPCPMCHGSKMSVFRNCFTDSFKALKCTWCNENGLQPCSSCSQ